From one Streptomyces sp. Q6 genomic stretch:
- a CDS encoding DUF397 domain-containing protein, producing the protein MAIHQGVTDSWTKSSYSTGNGACVEVKSPVLQAIAVRDSKVTEGPSIDFTPDTWNAFVHEVSTGSF; encoded by the coding sequence ATGGCAATTCACCAGGGCGTTACGGATTCCTGGACCAAGTCCTCCTATTCCACGGGCAACGGCGCCTGCGTGGAGGTCAAGTCGCCTGTCCTTCAGGCGATCGCGGTCCGGGACTCGAAGGTCACGGAAGGCCCCTCGATCGACTTCACCCCCGACACGTGGAATGCGTTCGTGCACGAGGTGAGCACGGGTTCCTTCTGA
- a CDS encoding helix-turn-helix transcriptional regulator produces the protein MASNVNPTVRRRRLGQELRRLRELKGMTAEEVAERLLVSQSKISRLENGRRSISQRDVRDLCGVYEVEDHRIVDSLMQMAKDSRQQGWWHSFGDIPYSVYIGLETDAASLRVYDPQVVPGLLQTRGYAEALINGALPETTAQDIEKRVQVRMRRQERIQAPDNPLRLWTVLDEAALRRGVGGKHVMREQLEHLVEQSQLPHVTVQVIPFEMGAHPGLNGQYAILEFPDAADSSVVYIEGVTSDLYLEKANDVQKYSVMYEHLRAQALNVEQSRQFISEIAKEHAR, from the coding sequence GTGGCGTCCAACGTCAATCCCACTGTCAGGCGACGCCGGTTGGGCCAGGAGCTGCGCAGGCTCCGCGAGCTCAAGGGCATGACCGCCGAGGAGGTCGCCGAGCGCCTGCTGGTGTCGCAGTCGAAGATCAGCCGCCTGGAGAACGGGCGGCGCAGCATCAGCCAGCGCGACGTCCGTGACCTGTGCGGGGTCTACGAGGTCGAGGACCACCGGATCGTCGACTCGCTGATGCAGATGGCCAAGGACTCGCGCCAGCAGGGCTGGTGGCACTCCTTCGGCGACATCCCGTACAGCGTCTACATCGGCCTGGAGACCGACGCGGCGTCGCTGCGCGTCTACGACCCGCAGGTGGTGCCCGGCCTGCTCCAGACCCGCGGCTACGCGGAGGCGCTCATCAACGGCGCGCTTCCGGAGACGACGGCGCAGGACATCGAGAAGCGCGTCCAGGTGCGGATGCGCCGCCAGGAGCGCATCCAGGCGCCCGACAACCCGCTGCGCCTGTGGACGGTGCTCGACGAGGCGGCGCTGCGCCGCGGTGTCGGCGGCAAGCACGTGATGCGCGAGCAGCTGGAGCACCTCGTCGAGCAGTCCCAACTGCCGCACGTGACGGTGCAGGTGATCCCGTTCGAGATGGGGGCGCACCCCGGGCTCAACGGGCAGTACGCGATCCTGGAGTTCCCCGACGCGGCGGATTCCAGCGTGGTCTACATCGAGGGCGTCACCAGCGATCTCTACCTGGAGAAGGCCAACGATGTGCAGAAGTACAGCGTCATGTACGAGCATCTGCGGGCACAAGCGCTGAATGTGGAGCAATCCCGACAGTTCATCTCGGAGATCGCCAAGGAACACGCCCGCTGA